A section of the Thermoplasmata archaeon genome encodes:
- a CDS encoding aldehyde dehydrogenase family protein translates to MFKNEETFYNAQKKNELDKMNKQYDEAVKKVLMEIGKDYPIIINGKEIFCSDKFEDRSPGNTKLVLGTFQKATKKDVLDAITAAKQAFETWKFIDYKDRVAIFLKAADIMSSKKYEFAALMSLENGKNRLEALADIDEAIDFMRYYSEELLKNNGFVVKTPKAFPNENTKSVLKPYGVWGVIAPFNFPMAITTGMTTGALITGNTVILKPSSDTPLMAYLLFKTLEQAKLPKGVLNYVTGSGEVVGDELITNTDVAGIVFTGSKAVGFEGMKKAIAFKTKVYIAEMGSKNPIIVTKNANLDKAVDGVYKSAFGYDGQKCSACSRLYIAREIKKEFLDKLVAKTQQLKIGDPTDRNTYLGPVINKKAYDDFEKYVEMAKKDGSIITGGGVYTEGTCKDGYYVEPTIIDNLPKNHYLFKNELFLPILVVAEVSDLKEAIEEANMVDYGLTAGIFTENEEEIQYFFDHIDSGVLYANRVAGGSTGAMVGAQPFVGWKMSGTTGKGTGGPYYLQQFMREQSQTIAH, encoded by the coding sequence ATGTTTAAAAATGAAGAGACTTTCTATAATGCGCAGAAAAAAAATGAGCTTGACAAAATGAACAAGCAGTATGATGAGGCAGTAAAAAAGGTTTTGATGGAGATTGGAAAAGATTATCCTATAATCATAAATGGAAAAGAAATATTTTGCAGTGACAAATTTGAAGATCGAAGTCCGGGGAATACAAAACTGGTGCTGGGAACGTTTCAGAAAGCAACAAAAAAAGATGTACTTGATGCCATAACAGCGGCTAAACAGGCGTTTGAGACATGGAAGTTTATAGACTATAAAGATCGAGTTGCCATATTCTTAAAGGCAGCAGATATAATGAGCTCTAAAAAATATGAATTTGCAGCATTGATGAGCCTTGAAAATGGCAAAAACAGGTTGGAGGCACTTGCGGATATTGATGAAGCTATAGATTTTATGAGGTATTATTCTGAAGAGCTGTTGAAAAATAATGGGTTTGTGGTAAAAACGCCTAAAGCATTTCCGAACGAGAACACAAAATCCGTCCTGAAACCGTATGGTGTGTGGGGTGTAATTGCACCTTTCAATTTTCCGATGGCAATTACCACCGGTATGACTACCGGAGCACTGATCACAGGAAATACTGTGATCTTGAAACCTTCAAGCGACACGCCATTGATGGCATATCTGTTATTCAAGACTCTCGAACAAGCTAAACTGCCGAAAGGAGTATTAAATTACGTTACGGGTTCTGGAGAAGTAGTTGGGGATGAGCTTATCACAAATACTGACGTTGCTGGAATAGTTTTTACAGGCTCAAAGGCGGTTGGATTTGAAGGCATGAAAAAAGCGATAGCTTTCAAGACAAAGGTATATATTGCAGAGATGGGTAGCAAGAACCCTATTATAGTAACGAAAAATGCAAACCTAGACAAGGCTGTGGATGGTGTCTACAAATCTGCGTTTGGCTACGATGGTCAAAAATGCAGTGCGTGTTCTAGATTGTATATTGCCAGAGAGATAAAAAAAGAGTTCCTGGATAAATTGGTGGCAAAGACACAACAGCTAAAGATAGGAGATCCGACAGACCGCAACACATATCTGGGCCCTGTAATAAATAAAAAAGCATATGATGATTTCGAAAAATATGTAGAAATGGCCAAAAAAGATGGATCTATAATCACCGGCGGGGGAGTATACACAGAAGGAACTTGCAAAGATGGGTACTATGTAGAGCCTACAATAATAGACAATCTACCAAAAAATCACTATCTGTTTAAGAATGAACTGTTTTTGCCAATCTTGGTAGTTGCAGAAGTTTCAGATCTAAAAGAAGCAATCGAAGAGGCAAATATGGTAGACTACGGGTTGACAGCAGGTATATTTACTGAAAATGAAGAAGAGATCCAGTACTTTTTTGATCACATTGACTCTGGAGTGTTATACGCAAACAGGGTTGCGGGTGGCTCTACGGGCGCAATGGTAGGTGCACAGCCATTCGTCGGCTGGAAAATGAGTGGTACTACTGGAAAAGGCACAGGAGGACCGTACTATCTACAGCAATTTATGAGAGAGCAGTCTCAGACCATTGCTCATTAA